One genomic window of Phycisphaerales bacterium includes the following:
- a CDS encoding GC-type dockerin domain-anchored protein: MRLVVLMVVMLGSVSTAFAQDREIRRVVEADALSLVFDDPVRDSGSASSMEAGAFDETASARAVIPPFASNRSEAAQASLYAPRPDGDAIEASGSAVAQLFIQGLGDASATSLYELAFTVRAGSTLLIEDFELLVDRAFDGEVSRDRPGDATASIRLVNTDTFEVEVQVEAVLDDLGTRLLLRPVAPIEIDLDAGRYELAIDATASDRTNGFEEVQDSLAAASYFVEAILFEPDACRADLDGDGELTVFDFLAFQNLFDAGDLAADFDGDGELTIFDFLAFQNAFDAGCP, from the coding sequence ATGCGGCTTGTAGTGCTCATGGTTGTGATGCTCGGCTCGGTTTCGACGGCCTTCGCCCAGGATCGCGAGATCCGCCGGGTGGTCGAGGCCGACGCTCTCTCGCTGGTGTTCGACGACCCCGTGCGCGACAGCGGCTCGGCGTCGTCGATGGAGGCCGGCGCGTTCGACGAGACCGCCTCGGCCCGGGCGGTCATCCCGCCCTTCGCGTCCAACCGCAGCGAGGCCGCGCAGGCGAGCCTGTACGCGCCACGCCCGGATGGCGACGCGATCGAGGCGTCGGGCTCGGCCGTGGCGCAGCTCTTCATCCAGGGGCTGGGCGACGCGTCGGCTACCAGCCTCTACGAGCTTGCCTTCACGGTTCGCGCGGGGTCGACCCTGCTGATCGAGGACTTCGAGCTGCTCGTTGATCGCGCCTTCGACGGCGAGGTCTCGCGCGATCGGCCGGGCGATGCGACCGCGTCGATCCGCCTGGTGAACACCGACACGTTCGAGGTCGAGGTCCAGGTCGAGGCCGTGCTGGACGACCTCGGCACGCGGCTGCTGCTGCGGCCGGTCGCGCCCATCGAGATCGACCTCGACGCCGGGCGCTACGAGTTGGCGATCGACGCGACGGCCAGCGACCGCACGAATGGCTTCGAAGAGGTGCAGGACAGCCTGGCGGCCGCCAGCTACTTCGTCGAGGCGATCTTGTTCGAGCCCGACGCATGCCGGGCCGACCTCGACGGCGACGGCGAACTCACGGTGTTCGACTTCCTCGCGTTCCAGAACCTCTTCGACGCGGGCGATCTCGCGGCCGACTTCGACGGCGACGGCGAGCTGACGATCTTCGACTTTCTCGCGTTCCAGAACGCGTTCGACGCCGGGTGCCCGTAG
- a CDS encoding sigma-70 family RNA polymerase sigma factor encodes MTLMTHSPAVRFERLRSAGGPRAIGTSTRQAAPTDATSTPLDRGEFARLLEGARPALLLVAAAEVGRAGADDAVQQAAITALASLDRFEPGTDFRAWMATITRNAARNMRRSDQARGRRERRLRLVPSFRRDDARNALEDHRDLINALEQLSTAHRECLLLRIVGEHEYAEIGTILGIPPATARSHVYRARTQLLERLTEDTR; translated from the coding sequence ATGACCCTCATGACCCACAGCCCGGCAGTACGGTTCGAGCGTTTACGATCCGCGGGAGGACCACGAGCGATCGGCACCAGCACCCGGCAAGCCGCACCGACCGACGCCACGAGCACGCCGCTCGACCGCGGAGAGTTTGCGCGCCTGCTGGAAGGGGCCAGGCCCGCCCTGCTCCTCGTGGCCGCCGCCGAGGTCGGCCGCGCCGGCGCCGACGACGCCGTCCAGCAGGCCGCCATCACGGCCCTGGCCTCGCTCGACCGGTTCGAGCCGGGCACCGACTTCCGAGCCTGGATGGCGACCATCACCCGCAATGCCGCTCGGAACATGCGGCGGAGCGACCAGGCCCGCGGCCGGCGAGAGCGGCGCCTCCGCCTCGTGCCCAGCTTCCGGCGAGACGACGCTCGCAACGCCTTGGAGGACCACCGCGACTTGATCAACGCCCTCGAACAGCTCTCGACCGCACACCGCGAGTGCCTGCTGCTCCGCATCGTGGGCGAGCACGAGTACGCCGAGATCGGCACGATCCTCGGCATCCCGCCCGCCACGGCGCGCAGCCACGTCTACCGGGCGCGGACGCAGCTCCTCGAGCGTCTGACGGAGGACACGCGATGA
- a CDS encoding glycosyltransferase family A protein yields MRVTAIIPSRGGPDGSLARCIAALLAERDAKLRVIASIDGHEAPADLEPLTRDGSVTVVTGEPAGPAGARNRGLAHAEGGLVLFLNDDVLPAPRLVDHHRAAHRDGAPKLVLGDGPFAVPSGDRVLDRMTRETALLFFYSDMNGVERDRDWGFRHAWTLNLSVPRSICADFDGRLAQPMFDDLEWAYRVTTEHRTPVLYRPEASATHHHRYEPGQILAREALLGHQALQLHRVNEACATAVFGDRFDGSAQSIEDARALLTEHAADEYARFQATAREPAMSANVHDLFASARGWRMAARAAGFLAAVRSAPPPKAAEVFAAPASA; encoded by the coding sequence ATGCGCGTGACGGCGATCATCCCGAGCCGCGGCGGGCCCGATGGGTCCCTCGCCCGGTGCATCGCGGCCCTGCTGGCCGAGCGCGACGCCAAGCTGCGCGTGATCGCCAGCATCGACGGCCACGAGGCGCCGGCAGACCTCGAGCCCCTGACGCGTGATGGCTCGGTGACGGTCGTGACCGGCGAGCCGGCCGGCCCCGCCGGCGCGCGTAACCGCGGCCTCGCGCACGCCGAGGGCGGTCTCGTGCTCTTCCTGAACGACGACGTCCTCCCCGCGCCGCGGCTGGTCGACCACCACCGCGCCGCGCACCGCGACGGCGCGCCCAAGCTCGTCCTGGGCGACGGGCCCTTCGCCGTGCCGTCGGGCGACCGCGTGCTCGACCGCATGACGCGCGAGACCGCGCTGCTCTTCTTTTACAGCGACATGAACGGCGTCGAGCGCGACCGCGACTGGGGCTTCCGCCACGCGTGGACGCTGAACCTGTCGGTGCCGCGCTCGATCTGTGCGGACTTCGATGGTCGCCTCGCGCAGCCCATGTTCGACGACCTCGAGTGGGCGTATCGCGTCACGACCGAGCACCGAACACCCGTGCTCTACCGCCCCGAGGCCAGCGCGACCCACCACCACCGCTACGAGCCCGGCCAGATCCTCGCGCGCGAGGCGCTGCTGGGCCACCAGGCGCTGCAGCTGCACCGCGTGAACGAGGCGTGCGCCACCGCCGTCTTCGGCGATCGCTTCGACGGCTCGGCCCAGTCGATCGAGGATGCCCGCGCGCTCCTGACCGAGCACGCCGCCGACGAGTACGCCCGCTTCCAGGCGACGGCCCGCGAGCCGGCGATGAGCGCCAACGTGCACGACCTGTTTGCGAGCGCCCGCGGCTGGCGGATGGCCGCCCGCGCCGCCGGCTTCCTCGCGGCCGTCCGCAGCGCGCCGCCGCCGAAGGCCGCCGAGGTCTTCGCCGCGCCCGCGAGCGCGTAG
- a CDS encoding class I SAM-dependent methyltransferase has protein sequence MPRASAPCSCRHQKMVDDEAVSALHTHEPKTDGAQAPAWQPKAPRLAVVPQLRERLLDRTAAWLATSGITRIALYPGGRHTRAIIRQPWLFHGIRVAAVLDDQPTRDDIAGVPVLTPTEAAENPTFQAIVLSTTDFEDAVGERARAAFAGSPVRVVSLYVPDDTIWAADATIERLVAGGLSLDDARWLVANRSERHDALQPIIPPARTELHARRYELAADVARQHGADRIADVASGTGYGSRLLSTISGARTDGVDIDPLAVDYAARLHGCDGACTFHAADACNTPLASGAYDLAASFETIEHVQDATGLVAELRRILKPGGRLVISTPNRMGPTPHHVHDFGFADFAAMIESGLTVERWIGQNPTDEVYSPDLPPGMWAIEPVAARDERWPTGGGKPQFLIAIARKDGGADATPPGHVDAIVSWMRARPSS, from the coding sequence ATGCCTCGTGCATCGGCCCCGTGTTCGTGCCGGCACCAGAAGATGGTCGATGACGAGGCCGTGAGCGCCCTGCATACCCACGAACCAAAGACCGATGGTGCCCAAGCGCCGGCGTGGCAGCCCAAGGCTCCAAGGCTGGCCGTCGTGCCCCAGCTCCGCGAGCGGCTCCTCGACCGCACCGCCGCCTGGCTGGCTACGAGCGGCATCACGCGTATCGCCCTCTACCCCGGCGGCCGCCACACCCGCGCGATCATCCGCCAGCCCTGGCTCTTCCACGGCATCCGGGTGGCCGCCGTGCTCGACGACCAGCCCACGCGCGACGACATCGCCGGGGTGCCCGTGCTGACGCCTACTGAGGCAGCCGAGAACCCGACGTTTCAGGCCATCGTGCTCAGCACCACCGACTTTGAGGACGCCGTCGGCGAGCGCGCGCGGGCGGCGTTCGCCGGCTCGCCCGTCCGCGTCGTCTCGCTCTACGTGCCGGACGACACGATCTGGGCCGCCGACGCGACCATCGAGCGGCTGGTCGCCGGCGGGCTCTCGCTCGATGATGCGCGCTGGCTGGTGGCAAATCGCAGCGAGCGGCATGACGCCTTGCAGCCGATCATCCCGCCTGCGCGCACCGAGCTGCACGCCCGGAGGTACGAGCTGGCCGCGGATGTTGCGAGGCAGCACGGAGCCGATCGCATCGCCGACGTCGCCAGCGGCACGGGCTACGGATCACGACTGCTGAGCACGATCTCGGGCGCACGGACCGATGGGGTCGACATCGACCCGCTGGCCGTCGACTACGCCGCCAGGCTTCACGGCTGCGACGGCGCCTGCACCTTCCACGCCGCCGATGCGTGCAACACGCCGCTGGCCTCGGGCGCGTACGACCTGGCCGCCAGCTTCGAGACCATCGAGCACGTGCAGGACGCGACGGGCCTCGTTGCCGAGCTGCGGCGCATCCTGAAGCCCGGCGGCCGCCTGGTCATCAGCACGCCCAACCGCATGGGCCCCACGCCGCACCACGTGCACGACTTCGGCTTTGCCGACTTTGCCGCCATGATCGAGAGCGGACTGACGGTCGAACGATGGATCGGCCAGAACCCCACCGACGAGGTGTACAGCCCAGACCTGCCTCCTGGCATGTGGGCGATCGAACCGGTCGCCGCACGCGACGAGCGCTGGCCGACGGGCGGCGGCAAGCCCCAGTTCCTCATCGCCATCGCGCGAAAGGACGGCGGGGCGGACGCCACGCCCCCCGGGCACGTCGACGCCATCGTGTCGTGGATGCGCGCCCGACCGTCGAGTTGA
- a CDS encoding methylated-DNA--[protein]-cysteine S-methyltransferase, translating into MPADTATLTTTTIPSPVGELTLASITDVDGPRIALVEFGHRAPAAMDALATMFDAQVRPSVDPPECPALALLVQELGAYFVGDLKRFTVPLELAGTAFQHAVWNALLGIPYGQTVGYGDIARTIGKDAGASRAVGAANGANRLAVVVPCHRVVAADGSLHGYGGGLERKRWLLDHERTVAGGLFASAG; encoded by the coding sequence ATGCCCGCCGACACCGCCACCCTGACGACCACGACCATCCCCAGCCCCGTCGGCGAGCTGACCCTCGCCTCGATCACCGACGTCGACGGGCCGCGGATCGCCCTCGTCGAGTTCGGCCACCGGGCACCGGCCGCGATGGACGCGCTGGCGACGATGTTCGATGCCCAGGTGCGGCCCAGCGTCGACCCGCCCGAGTGCCCCGCGCTCGCCCTGCTCGTGCAGGAGCTCGGGGCCTACTTCGTGGGCGACCTGAAGCGGTTCACGGTGCCGCTGGAGCTGGCGGGCACGGCCTTCCAGCACGCCGTGTGGAACGCGCTGCTGGGGATTCCGTACGGCCAGACCGTGGGCTACGGCGACATCGCCCGGACCATCGGCAAGGACGCCGGGGCATCGCGGGCCGTCGGTGCGGCCAACGGGGCGAACCGGCTGGCCGTCGTCGTGCCGTGCCATCGGGTGGTCGCGGCCGATGGGAGCCTGCACGGCTACGGCGGCGGCCTGGAACGCAAGCGGTGGCTGCTGGACCACGAGCGGACGGTCGCCGGCGGGCTGTTCGCCAGCGCCGGATAG
- a CDS encoding GC-type dockerin domain-anchored protein: MKRGLGAIVVGMMSAAAVAQSAYRLEITVEPESVRPGETATIRLLAHFDGSRDCAISTVITDLMVSVHAPSIGARRVLPPMDFLAVHPGTIDAAGVRDIVAFQIQGLADIVADPTNPMPFWEGAFVAPEVDDPQRIVMATRTAHYFAYPDCCSHCHFRESRLDEIAEAFAEFWIVPCEADLDGDGELTVFDFLAFQNLFDAGDLAADFDGDGELTIFDFLAFQNAFMAGCP; this comes from the coding sequence ATGAAGCGGGGCTTGGGAGCGATCGTCGTCGGCATGATGTCGGCTGCCGCCGTGGCCCAGTCGGCGTATCGGCTGGAGATCACGGTCGAGCCCGAGTCAGTGCGGCCGGGCGAGACGGCGACGATCCGGCTGCTGGCGCACTTCGACGGATCGCGCGACTGTGCGATCTCGACGGTCATCACGGACCTGATGGTCTCGGTCCATGCGCCCTCGATCGGGGCGCGGCGCGTGCTGCCGCCGATGGATTTCCTTGCGGTGCACCCCGGCACCATCGATGCGGCGGGCGTCCGCGACATCGTCGCATTTCAGATACAAGGCCTCGCGGATATCGTGGCCGACCCGACGAATCCGATGCCGTTCTGGGAGGGCGCGTTCGTGGCGCCCGAAGTCGATGATCCCCAGCGGATCGTCATGGCCACGCGCACGGCACACTACTTCGCCTATCCCGATTGCTGCTCGCATTGTCACTTCAGGGAATCGCGGCTCGACGAGATCGCAGAAGCTTTCGCGGAATTCTGGATCGTCCCGTGCGAAGCCGACCTCGACGGCGACGGCGAGCTCACGGTGTTCGACTTCCTCGCGTTCCAGAACCTCTTCGACGCGGGTGATCTCGCGGCCGATTTCGACGGCGACGGCGAGCTGACGATCTTCGACTTTCTCGCGTTCCAGAACGCGTTTATGGCGGGTTGCCCGTAG
- a CDS encoding patatin-like phospholipase family protein, translating into MAKRERRPEVRCRALYSGEFARTVADLVCPEEPDRPLTVLAISGGGKFGAFSAGYLNGWTQRGDRPAFDVVTGISTGSLMAPLAFLGTAEADAALEEIYTTVTSDDVYKKRLWVQIPFSKSLLNAEPLKKLIEKHITKQVINAVAEQCVGRGLYVATVDLSDTRMVIWDMGCIAQAKDSKLFRRVLLAAAAVPMAFPPIKIKSGVREDRDKDRWHVDGGLRENVFWRRELAQLSKALEARRGDSSVPPATLYALVNGQLRTQYREVDFGWVPMLGIARRAVSTMISEVAIGSLQKLYAETLEAGVRFRFNYVREYDGNAEWDQFVPEEMRTLFEHGRELGLAGHWEERPPDEPLDG; encoded by the coding sequence ATGGCCAAGCGAGAACGACGACCCGAGGTCCGCTGCCGCGCGCTCTACAGCGGCGAGTTTGCGCGCACGGTTGCCGACCTGGTGTGCCCCGAGGAGCCCGACCGGCCGCTGACCGTGCTGGCGATCTCGGGCGGGGGCAAGTTCGGGGCCTTCAGCGCGGGCTACCTCAACGGCTGGACGCAGCGCGGCGATCGGCCGGCCTTCGACGTCGTCACCGGCATCAGCACGGGCTCGCTCATGGCGCCCCTGGCCTTCCTGGGCACCGCCGAGGCCGACGCGGCGCTCGAAGAGATCTACACGACCGTCACCAGCGACGACGTGTACAAGAAGCGGCTGTGGGTGCAGATCCCCTTCAGCAAGTCGCTGCTCAACGCCGAGCCGCTCAAGAAGCTGATCGAGAAGCACATCACCAAGCAGGTCATCAACGCCGTGGCCGAGCAGTGCGTGGGCCGCGGGCTGTACGTGGCGACGGTCGACCTGAGCGACACGCGGATGGTCATCTGGGACATGGGCTGCATCGCCCAGGCGAAGGACTCCAAGCTGTTCCGCCGGGTGCTGCTGGCCGCCGCCGCGGTGCCGATGGCCTTCCCGCCGATCAAGATCAAGAGCGGCGTGCGCGAGGACCGCGACAAGGACCGCTGGCACGTCGACGGCGGGCTGCGCGAGAACGTCTTCTGGCGGCGCGAGCTGGCACAGCTCTCCAAGGCGCTCGAGGCCCGTCGAGGAGACTCCAGCGTCCCGCCGGCGACGCTCTACGCCCTGGTCAACGGCCAGCTGCGGACGCAGTACAGGGAGGTCGACTTCGGCTGGGTGCCCATGCTCGGCATCGCCCGCCGCGCGGTCAGCACCATGATCAGCGAGGTCGCCATCGGCAGCCTGCAGAAGCTCTACGCCGAGACGCTCGAGGCCGGCGTGCGGTTCCGCTTCAACTACGTCCGCGAGTACGACGGCAACGCCGAGTGGGACCAGTTCGTGCCCGAAGAGATGCGGACCCTCTTCGAGCACGGCCGAGAGCTGGGCCTGGCCGGCCACTGGGAGGAGCGTCCGCCAGACGAGCCGCTGGACGGCTAG
- a CDS encoding LysR family transcriptional regulator: MELTPLRYLRAIADAGTLTVAAQRLGLSQPTLSAAVRKLEEELGVDLFSRTGRGLTPTEACFVLLEHTDQALRSVDAGVRAVRALAGLEAGTVRIGAGATVVTYLLPGVVQQFRRKHAELRVSVREAGSTQVAEALLKGELDLGVVTLPVNIPGSNELMTVARAQDELRLICPSGHPLAGKTDFAWKDLEGQAVVGFEAGSSVRAVIDQAAMAHGVTPEVVVELRSIEGIARMVQAGVGVGFVSRMALTGSAGLACRDGRLVRGLALVRRRDRTPSPAAAAFEQDLFAAMATAP, from the coding sequence ATGGAGCTCACCCCGCTTCGATACCTCCGCGCCATCGCCGACGCCGGCACGCTGACGGTCGCCGCCCAGCGGCTGGGGCTCAGCCAGCCGACGCTCTCGGCCGCCGTCCGCAAGCTGGAGGAGGAGCTGGGCGTCGACCTGTTCAGCCGCACCGGGCGCGGGCTGACGCCGACCGAGGCGTGCTTCGTGCTGCTCGAGCACACCGATCAGGCGCTGCGCAGCGTTGATGCCGGCGTGCGGGCCGTGCGCGCGCTCGCGGGGCTCGAGGCTGGGACCGTGCGCATTGGCGCCGGCGCAACGGTCGTAACGTACCTCCTGCCCGGTGTCGTGCAGCAGTTCCGCCGCAAGCACGCCGAGCTGCGCGTGAGCGTGCGGGAGGCGGGCAGCACGCAGGTGGCCGAGGCGCTCTTGAAGGGCGAGCTGGACCTCGGCGTCGTGACGCTTCCGGTCAACATCCCTGGGAGCAACGAGCTGATGACGGTGGCTCGCGCGCAGGACGAGCTGCGGCTGATCTGCCCGAGCGGGCACCCGCTGGCGGGCAAGACCGACTTCGCGTGGAAGGACCTCGAGGGCCAGGCCGTCGTCGGCTTCGAGGCGGGCAGCAGCGTGCGCGCCGTGATCGACCAGGCCGCCATGGCCCACGGCGTGACGCCGGAGGTCGTCGTCGAGCTGCGCTCGATCGAGGGCATCGCGCGCATGGTGCAGGCGGGGGTGGGCGTCGGCTTCGTGAGCCGGATGGCGCTCACCGGCAGCGCGGGGCTGGCCTGCCGCGACGGAAGGCTCGTGCGCGGGCTCGCCCTCGTCCGCCGGCGGGACCGCACGCCCTCGCCCGCGGCGGCGGCCTTCGAGCAGGACCTGTTCGCGGCGATGGCGACGGCGCCGTAG
- a CDS encoding GC-type dockerin domain-anchored protein produces the protein MRAITAITAVAGMATAASAQFTTGITKPVFGENQPEAFFNEGDTNTFLFDIETDLGVPATAPGFTGLAGDDANRRFFATVRNGPNDDVYEFSYDDLLNPTKLVETQDAMGGDVSIDGLAFDSTTGTLYGTRTLGSAGQPEGLFAIDLTTGVLTLVLDYQDTGSSFAIGGIDFNDDDGLIYLADDDDTGGRWIYSVDPSNPTGLTEVVRFPDGVTDVDGLAAGGGEVFLLTDNADANGGVHHIYDLATGTFSTADSPYPAPAGTPLAPNPTGGAAYTPSLLDVGGCLPDIDGDGELTLFDFLAFQNLFDAGDLAADFDGDGSLTLFDFLAFQNAFDAGC, from the coding sequence ATGCGCGCCATTACCGCTATCACCGCCGTCGCCGGCATGGCCACCGCCGCCAGCGCCCAGTTCACCACCGGCATCACCAAGCCCGTCTTCGGCGAGAACCAGCCCGAGGCCTTCTTCAACGAGGGCGACACCAACACCTTCTTGTTCGACATCGAGACCGACCTCGGCGTTCCCGCGACCGCCCCGGGCTTCACCGGGCTGGCCGGTGACGACGCCAACCGCCGCTTCTTTGCGACCGTCCGCAACGGGCCCAACGACGACGTCTACGAGTTCTCGTACGACGATCTGCTCAACCCCACCAAGCTCGTCGAGACCCAGGACGCCATGGGCGGCGACGTCTCCATCGACGGGCTGGCGTTTGACAGCACCACGGGCACGCTCTACGGCACGCGTACGCTCGGCAGCGCGGGCCAGCCCGAAGGCTTGTTCGCCATCGACCTGACCACCGGCGTGCTCACCCTCGTGCTCGACTACCAGGACACCGGCAGCTCTTTCGCGATCGGCGGCATCGACTTCAATGACGACGACGGCCTGATCTACCTGGCCGACGACGACGACACCGGCGGCCGCTGGATCTACAGCGTCGACCCGAGTAACCCCACCGGCCTGACCGAGGTCGTGCGGTTCCCCGACGGCGTGACCGACGTCGACGGCCTGGCCGCGGGCGGCGGCGAGGTATTCCTGCTCACCGACAACGCCGACGCCAACGGCGGGGTGCACCACATCTACGACCTGGCCACCGGCACCTTCAGCACGGCCGACTCGCCCTACCCCGCGCCGGCGGGCACGCCGCTGGCGCCGAACCCCACGGGCGGCGCCGCGTACACCCCCAGCCTGCTCGACGTGGGCGGCTGCCTCCCGGACATCGACGGCGATGGCGAGCTCACGCTCTTCGACTTCCTCGCGTTCCAGAACCTGTTCGACGCGGGCGACCTCGCCGCCGATTTCGACGGCGACGGCAGCCTGACGCTCTTCGACTTCCTTGCGTTCCAGAACGCCTTTGACGCGGGCTGCTAA